A window of the Lactuca sativa cultivar Salinas chromosome 7, Lsat_Salinas_v11, whole genome shotgun sequence genome harbors these coding sequences:
- the LOC111877535 gene encoding uncharacterized protein LOC111877535 encodes MRIAHNYILINCVEVLPFLRLFENYVIQSQPDMDDGAFERFRDKHFAKWFKDHVFQQSNDISQHLKCLARGPLRHVRSYKGYFVNGYKFHTEKYGDGRVTHNSGVCVRGTCYNETECDYYGLLDEVLEVEYQGIGRCIVVLFKCIWFNPTKGVRVDRKHNLVDIKYKSRLRNEDPFILASQAEQVYYAPYPAMKDLKDWWAVVKTKPRGVYDLRQCVIEEDDDEDVEDQFFQESEAILPSTSSGANEVAGPLSHVIEGEIEEVNDNDIEREEDEEVDDNLDDSSQDDIEDEDNICDENSDDE; translated from the exons ATGCGTATTGCTCATAATTACATCTTGATCAATTGTGTTGAGGTTCTACCTTTTTTAAG GTTGTTTGAAAATTATGTGATCCAAAGCCAACCTGATATGGATGATGGAGCATTTGAAAGGTTTAGGGATAAACATTTTGCTAAGTGGTTTAAAGATCAT GTTTTTCAACAATCAAATGATATCAGTCAACATCTGAAATGCCTTGCACGAGGACCATTACGACATGTTAGGTCCTATAAAGGATACTTTGTCAATGGTTACAAGTTTCATACTGAAAAATATGGTGATGGACGGGTCACACACAATAGTGGTGTATGTGTAAGAGGGACTTGTTACAATGAGACTGAGTGTGACTATTATGGGTTGTTGGATGAGGTCTTAGAAGTAGAATATCAAGGCATAGGGCGTTGCATCGTAGTATTGTTCAAGTGTATATGGTTTAACCCTACTAAAGGGGTACGTGTGGATCGAAAGCATAATTTGGTTGATATTAAATACAAATCAAGGCTAAGAAATGAAGATCCGTTTATCCTAGCGTCACAAGCAGAACAAGTGTATTATGCACCATATCCCGCAATGAAGGATTTGAAAGATTGGTGGGCTGTCGTCAAGACAAAACCAAGGGGTGTATATGATCTACGACAATGTGttattgaagaagatgatgatgaggatgTAGAGGACCAATTCTTTCAAGAAAGTGAAGCAATTTTACCTTCTACAAGTAGTGGTGCAAATGAGGTGGCAGGACCCCTTTCTCATGTAATTGAAGGAGAAATAGAAGAAGTTAATGACAATGACATTGAGagagaagaggatgaagaagttgaTGATAACTTGGATGATTCATCCCAAGATGATATTGAAGATGAAGACAACATATGTGATGAAAATTCTGATGATGAGTAA
- the LOC111877529 gene encoding callose synthase 9 yields MDNLHIPLSSRSSLKVTGQILVKDKFDAARFSPFWNEIVKNLREEDYITNLEMELLQMPKNTGTVPMVQWPLFLLASKLFLAKDIAGESDTQDELWDRISRDDYMQDAVEECFYTIKLILTSIFDKEGNEWVERIYDDIKASIVQRTIHFDFQLKKLSLVMQKVTALTGILVCICFF; encoded by the exons ATGGATAATCTTCACATTCCTCTTTCAAGCAG GAGTTCCCTTAAGGTAACTGGTCAGATTCTTGTAAAAGATAAGTTTGATGCTGCTAGATTTTCACCTTTCTGGAATGAGATTGTCAAGAATCTAAGAGAAGAAGATTACATTACTAATCT GGAAATGGAATTGCTTCAAATGCCTAAAAATACTGGAACTGTTCCCATGGTGCAATGGCCTCTTTTTCTACTAGCCAGCAAG TTATTCCTCGCAAAAGATATAGCTGGAGAGAGTGACACACAAGACGAACTATGGGATAGAATTTCAAGAGATGATTATATGCAAGATGCAGTTGAGGAATGTTTTTACACCATcaagctaattttgacttcaatTTTCGACAAAGAAGGGAACGAATG GGTTGAAAGAATATACGATGACATTAAAGCAAGCATAGTGCAAAGAACAATCCACTTTGACTTTCAACTGAAAAAACTCTCACTTGTTATGCAAAAAGTCACCGCCCTTACTGGAATTCTGGTctgtatttgttttttttaa
- the LOC128127243 gene encoding uncharacterized protein LOC128127243 produces MGILAQHIMHPSKDFWMLLFLMKQPLMGIILDVLVLNARTWWAHGERNTISQHEEESSNPMQDPMEDDDDDDDDVNGCTQMLMDVMEERPNPTAKGFYDMLEDADEPLWDGCENYSKLQVATELLHWKPEYNISEAAYDHILPIIKRMLPKGEKLVENFYETKKLLKIVRLPEKKDPCLQKPLHDILWADSDLTKCRVCDHDRYKSGRLPYLVMRYLPIAPRLQRLYLTKKTAKQMTRHYEHQTELGLMVHPSDGEAWKHFDLMHQEFSSEPRNVRLGLCTDGFSPNNSNTTPYSCWPVFLSIYNLPPWMCLKEPYVQLSIVIPGKKSPGQNIDVFLRPLIDELKMIYTDGVVTYDASTKCNFTMKAILLWTVSDFPAYAMLSGWSTHGKLACSYCMGKPFRAKNAKLPGFGITHNWVKRSMFWELPFWRKLLIRHNLDPMHIETNVFENLFNTVMDTPKSKDNMNARKDIEMYCNRVQWHTWKNGNKDMKKRSSFALSKEQVAKICQWLIKLKFPDGYASNLGGGGGGCVNVDDNSFYKFKSHECHVFLQRLLPISLRGMVPNSTWDAITELCTFFRVICSRMLRVDDLQRLQTTIVETICKLEKIFPPRFFDSMEHLVIHLAQEAMLGGPVQYRWMYLYERKLGSMKRKIKNHAKVEGSIVEAYMIGEISTFCSQYFLPTIETRLNRESRNFAPDIPSYTMVNLD; encoded by the exons ATGGGTATCTTAGCACAACATATCATGCATCCGTCAAAGGATTTCTGGATGTTGCTTTTTCTAATGAAGCAACCGTTGATGGGGATTATATTAGATGTCCTTGTTTTAAATGCAAGAACTTGGTGGGCACATGGTGAAAGAAATACGATATCTCAGCATGAGGAAGAATCTTCTAATCCGATGCAGGATCCGatggaagatgatgatgatgatgatgatgatgttaatgGGTGTACACAAATGTTGATGGATGTAATGGAGGAACGCCCGAATCCAACTGCCAAGGGGTTCTATGATATGTTGGAAGACGCTgatgaacctttgtgggatggATGtgaaaattattcaaaattacaaGTTGCAACAGAGTTGTTGCATTGGAAGCCAGAATACAATATATCTGAGGCTGCTTATGATCACATACTTCCTATAATTAAGCGGATGCTACCCAAAGGTGAGAAGCTAGTTGAGAACTTCTATGAGACGAAGAAGCTTTTGAAAATAGTTAGACTCCCAGAAAAAAAAGATCCATGCTTGCAAAAACCATTGCATGATATTCTATGGGCAGATTCGGATTTGACTAAGTGTCGAGTGTGTGATCATGATCGGTACAAGAGTGGCAGACTGCCATATCTGGTTATGAGGTACTTGCCGATTGCTCCTAGACTCCAAAGGTTGTATTTGACAAAAAAGACGGCAAAGCAAATGACAAGGCACTATGAACATCAAACAGAACTGGGTTTGATGGTCCATCCAAGTGATGGTGAGGCTTGGAAGCATTTCGACTTAATGCATCAAGAATTTTCAAGTGAACCACGTAATGTTCGCCTTGGGCTATGCACCGATGGGTTCAGTCCAAATAACTCAAATACAACCCCGTATTCATGTTGGCCTGTTTTCCTTTCAATTTATAACTTGCCTCCTTGGATGTGCTTAAAAGAACCATATGTTCAGTTAAGCATAGTTATTCCTGGAAAAAAGAGCCCAGGTCAAAATATAGATGTGTTTCTCAGGCCACTAATTGACGAGTTAAAGATGATATATACAGACGGTGTTGTCACTTATGATGCTTCGACTAAATGCAATTTCACAATGAAAGCTATACTTCTTTGGACAGTTAGTGACTTTCCAGCTTATGCAATGTTATCGGGATGGAGCACACATGGCAAGTTAGCATGTTCGTATTGTATGG GCAAACCTTTTAGAGCGAAGAATGCAAAATTGCCTGGTTTTGGGATTACTCATAATTGGGTTAAGAGGAGCATGTTTTGGGAGCTACCATTTTGGCGGAAGTTGTTAATACGACATAACCTTGATCCCATGCACATTGAGACAAatgtttttgaaaatcttttcaacACCGTGATGGACACTCCGAAAAGCAAAGACAACATGAATGCAAGAAAAGATATAGAAATGTATTGCAATCGAGTGCAATGGCATACATGGAAGAATGGAAATAAGGATATGAAAAAGAGATCATCGTTTGCTTTGAGCAAAGAACAAGTAGCTAAAATATGCCAATGGTTGATTAAACTTAAATTCCCGGACGGATACGCCTCaaacttggggggggggggaggggggtgcGTTAATGTAGATGATAATAGCTTTTACAAATTCAAGAGTCACGAGTGCCATGTATTTCTTCAAAGATTGTTGCCTATTTCTCTAAGAGGTATGGTGCCAAATTCAACATGGGATGCAATTACAGAGTTGTGTACATTCTTTCGTGTAATATGTTCAAGGATGTTACGCGTAGATGACTTACAACGCTTGCAAACTACTATTGTTGAAACCATTTGCAAGTTGGAAAAAATATTTCCACCTAGATTCTTTGATTCAATGGAGCATCTTGTTATCCACTTAGCTCAAGAAGCTATGCTTGGTGGTCCGGTTCAATATAGGTGGATGTATCTTTATGAAAG GAAGTTGGGATCAATGAAAAGAAAGATAAAAAACCATGCGAAGGTTGAGGGGTCCATTGTTGAGGCTTACATGATTGGAGAAATATCGACTTTTTGCTCACAATACTTTTTGCCTACAATTGAAACCCGGTTGAATCGTGAGTCGCGTAATTTTGCCCCAGACATTCCTAGTTATACCATGGTCAATCTCGATTAA